From the Bacteroidota bacterium genome, one window contains:
- a CDS encoding exo-alpha-sialidase: MITDSFSSNEPAICIDRINPANVYMACNRSNGGKYVGAYYSHDFGATWDSSILNSVIVPYGDPCILTDDSGYVYFIHDSKGSGFTINLDRLICNKSTDHGIHYSTETYIDFDTTYAHDKSFACIDQNPGVHTKNNIYVGFLAYYINNRFQLAFCKSTDRGQTWTPKQFLLDSGFVSTYPYSALTTGPNGEVYVICNSDSGILFNKSMDGGDTWLNAAINIDSTNSRLQSIPESFYTNAIGSLIQIACDKGSGPGRGNIYVTYGRNKTNLYYESDVWFLKSTDGGNTWTSSQKLNDDDPGYMQFLPAIAVDDSTGVIFISYYDTRDYTKLRNVYLAYSADQGNSFNNVKITDSRSLYFNASGSFNGHYMMMDAFDHYIRPSWSQSSKYGNQIRTSIHTNLISYPLNIVTHDTINYCENNDFFTELKASGDFNYTWTPTAGLSTTTGNRVYAFPSATTTYTAHGTDAYGNQNTELFHLIYHPYSYPGLPGIVYQSSTNTMGCYGGSSLTVTCGTWMDFHYPILRRELMRMVSVEIMMRV; the protein is encoded by the coding sequence ATGATAACAGATTCATTCAGCTCCAATGAACCTGCCATCTGCATTGATCGCATCAATCCTGCAAATGTTTACATGGCTTGTAACCGTTCCAATGGAGGAAAATATGTTGGCGCATATTATTCACATGATTTCGGTGCGACCTGGGACAGCAGCATTTTAAACAGTGTAATTGTTCCCTATGGAGATCCTTGCATCCTTACAGATGACAGCGGGTATGTTTATTTCATCCATGATTCAAAGGGTTCGGGGTTTACAATCAACCTTGACCGGCTTATCTGTAACAAATCCACAGATCATGGCATTCACTATTCGACTGAAACATATATTGATTTTGACACTACATACGCGCATGACAAATCCTTTGCATGTATCGACCAAAATCCAGGAGTCCATACAAAAAACAATATCTATGTTGGATTCCTGGCGTATTACATCAATAATCGTTTTCAACTCGCCTTTTGCAAGTCAACCGACAGAGGACAAACATGGACACCGAAACAATTTCTGCTCGATTCGGGGTTTGTGAGTACCTATCCGTACAGTGCTTTAACGACCGGGCCTAATGGAGAAGTGTATGTCATTTGCAATTCTGATTCAGGAATTCTTTTTAACAAGTCAATGGATGGTGGAGATACATGGTTGAACGCGGCGATAAATATCGATTCAACCAATAGTCGGCTCCAGTCCATTCCTGAATCATTTTACACCAATGCTATTGGCTCACTGATTCAGATTGCATGTGACAAAGGCAGTGGTCCCGGACGCGGAAATATTTATGTCACTTACGGACGAAACAAAACGAATCTCTATTATGAATCTGATGTTTGGTTTCTGAAATCAACGGATGGCGGAAACACATGGACCAGTTCCCAAAAACTGAACGACGATGATCCCGGTTACATGCAATTCTTACCTGCTATTGCAGTAGATGACAGCACCGGAGTAATTTTTATATCTTACTATGATACGCGAGATTACACTAAACTAAGAAATGTGTACCTGGCTTATTCCGCTGATCAGGGTAATTCATTTAACAATGTAAAAATTACTGACAGCCGCTCACTCTATTTCAACGCCTCCGGTTCTTTCAACGGGCATTACATGATGATGGATGCTTTTGATCATTATATCCGTCCCTCCTGGAGTCAATCGTCGAAATATGGGAACCAGATCAGAACGTCTATTCATACCAACCTGATTTCATACCCTCTTAATATTGTCACTCACGACACCATCAACTATTGTGAAAACAATGATTTCTTTACTGAATTAAAAGCATCCGGAGATTTCAACTATACCTGGACTCCTACAGCCGGATTAAGCACCACAACAGGAAACAGAGTTTATGCCTTCCCATCCGCAACAACCACCTATACAGCTCATGGTACGGATGCTTATGGTAATCAGAATACTGAACTTTTCCATTTGATTTATCATCCCTATAGCTATCCCGGATTGCCCGGGATAGTCTATCAAAGCTCCACCAATACAATGGGATGTTACGGCGGTTCTTCCCTTACAGTTACCTGTGGCACCTGGATGGATTTCCATTACCCTATTTTACGCAGGGAATTAATGCGAATGGTGTCGGTGGAGATTATGATGCGTGTGTAA
- a CDS encoding cytochrome-c peroxidase, with protein MNKIYIKVFFMLAIVLSLMSLAIPVLPPVPYDYVNLNLPAHFTNPNFDITFWDNTPANNPLTDDGATLGRVLFYDKVLSQNDSISCGSCHKQEFSFSDSSMRSQGFHGGLTRRNTMTITNARWHFGGEMFWDHRASSMEVAVLMPIQDSVEMGLSLTQLVQKVEQQPYYAALFTNAFGDSSVTTSRIAMALSQFIRSIVSHTSQYDIGRAQVNVREDPFPNFSNSENQGKAIFFNTQLNGGGDCSICHTAEAFVNTPAAVTCNGLDLVSTTDLGLYETTGMQSDIGRFKVPSLRNIELTAPYMHDGRFASLEEVVDFYSTGIQLHMNLAPGLIDTIGGTPVARQFNFFSNPEKRPCQFSDNPNRSHHDYRNQMERSLFNITY; from the coding sequence ATGAATAAAATCTACATCAAAGTCTTTTTCATGCTGGCAATAGTCCTGTCGCTGATGAGTCTGGCTATTCCTGTTTTACCGCCTGTTCCCTATGACTATGTGAACCTTAACTTACCCGCTCATTTTACAAATCCCAATTTTGATATTACTTTTTGGGACAATACTCCGGCAAACAATCCACTTACTGATGACGGCGCGACATTGGGAAGGGTATTGTTTTATGACAAAGTATTAAGTCAGAACGATTCAATTTCCTGTGGATCCTGTCACAAACAGGAATTTTCATTCTCTGATAGTTCCATGCGCAGTCAGGGTTTTCATGGCGGTTTGACCAGGAGGAATACCATGACTATTACCAATGCACGTTGGCATTTTGGGGGAGAAATGTTCTGGGACCACAGAGCCTCTTCCATGGAAGTCGCGGTACTGATGCCCATTCAGGATTCAGTTGAAATGGGATTATCCCTGACACAATTGGTACAGAAGGTAGAACAACAACCATACTATGCTGCTTTGTTCACCAATGCTTTTGGAGATTCATCTGTCACAACATCACGCATCGCGATGGCATTATCACAGTTCATTCGCAGCATTGTGAGCCATACCAGTCAATACGACATTGGAAGGGCACAAGTGAATGTACGGGAAGATCCTTTTCCGAATTTCAGCAACTCTGAAAATCAAGGGAAAGCCATTTTCTTCAACACGCAGCTGAATGGTGGTGGAGATTGTTCAATTTGTCACACCGCGGAAGCCTTTGTAAACACTCCGGCAGCTGTCACCTGCAATGGCCTGGACCTGGTCTCCACAACTGATTTAGGCCTCTATGAAACAACAGGCATGCAATCTGATATTGGAAGATTTAAAGTTCCTAGTCTGCGTAATATCGAACTGACAGCTCCTTACATGCATGATGGACGATTTGCCAGCCTTGAGGAAGTCGTCGATTTTTACAGTACAGGAATTCAGCTCCACATGAATTTAGCTCCCGGTTTAATTGACACCATCGGAGGTACGCCTGTAGCAAGACAATTCAATTTTTTCTCAAACCCAGAAAAACGACCTTGTCAATTTTCTGATAACCCTAACCGATCACACCATGACTACCGAAATCAAATGGAGCGATCCCTTTTCAATATCACCTACTGA
- a CDS encoding T9SS type A sorting domain-containing protein, producing MACSNAITVTGFDEIAKVDINIFPNPVNDKLIISSKEDIDARIRICNLNGMEVMHDDLFGKEKVLLTEGLKSGFYILSLDTEKGIIFQKKIILIQGNRPEQEDSK from the coding sequence ATGGCTTGCAGTAACGCTATAACGGTCACCGGATTTGATGAAATTGCGAAGGTGGATATAAATATCTTTCCCAATCCCGTAAATGACAAACTAATTATTTCTTCGAAAGAAGATATCGATGCACGAATCAGGATCTGTAATCTAAATGGAATGGAAGTAATGCACGATGACCTATTTGGAAAAGAAAAAGTTCTCCTGACAGAAGGTCTAAAGTCCGGTTTCTATATTTTGTCTTTGGATACGGAGAAAGGAATTATTTTTCAAAAAAAGATTATATTGATTCAGGGCAATCGACCTGAACAAGAAGATTCAAAGTGA
- a CDS encoding T9SS type A sorting domain-containing protein — MQSFISIGPGPLYATTQADNNLATVSTGIPDPYCGDPNYQDIWYRFLVPPSGAFTIDLAPGTVTDAAMALYSGFCSSLVLLDCNDDGSYNGDMPFINETGLTPNDTIWLRVWSESPSPTGTFSIYTEVCGLNPLFQQDCDGGIGVCSMVNTYSTGFQGTGSVTNEINTTLSCLGSGEKNSTWFQLNTQTAGDLNFLLQAYDSISDFDFAVFNITNHGCDEIFTDSSFMSRCNYSTSVGGSTGITPSGSSTGTYSPSLPVLAGETFAILVNNFSFGSTSGFTLDFSASTAIIDAPQVNAGFTYVASGSTVEFTNTSQHGGPCTWDFGDGVIDQSGISNPRHTYPIDGTYNVCMIACNGCSSDTVCQTITISVGISPIQNQEFSIFPNPASDKATIHSNHFTEQYTFQLTDASGRIVLSRQITSGNQEIALNSISQGLYFYQCIDDKNMKCASGKMVVLKQ, encoded by the coding sequence ATGCAATCTTTTATATCAATAGGTCCGGGACCTTTATATGCTACTACACAAGCTGATAATAATTTAGCTACTGTCAGTACAGGTATTCCAGATCCTTATTGTGGTGATCCAAACTATCAGGACATCTGGTATAGATTTCTTGTCCCTCCTTCAGGTGCATTTACCATTGATCTTGCACCGGGTACTGTAACGGATGCAGCGATGGCATTGTATTCAGGATTTTGTTCTTCGCTGGTACTTCTTGATTGTAACGATGATGGAAGCTATAACGGAGACATGCCTTTTATTAATGAAACAGGACTTACGCCAAACGACACAATATGGCTCAGGGTTTGGTCCGAAAGCCCTTCTCCAACAGGAACATTTTCAATATATACTGAAGTTTGCGGACTCAATCCACTTTTTCAACAGGATTGTGATGGAGGAATCGGAGTTTGCTCAATGGTTAACACGTATAGTACAGGATTCCAGGGAACAGGTTCTGTGACGAATGAGATCAATACAACTTTGAGTTGCTTAGGAAGCGGTGAAAAAAACTCAACCTGGTTCCAATTGAATACGCAAACAGCCGGTGATCTCAATTTTTTACTTCAGGCTTATGATTCTATTTCTGATTTTGATTTTGCTGTGTTCAATATTACCAATCACGGTTGTGATGAGATCTTTACGGATAGTAGTTTCATGTCAAGATGTAATTACTCAACATCCGTAGGAGGATCTACAGGAATCACCCCTTCAGGTAGTTCAACTGGAACATATTCTCCATCATTACCGGTCCTGGCCGGAGAAACCTTTGCAATTCTGGTAAACAATTTTTCTTTTGGTTCAACTTCAGGCTTCACCCTTGATTTCAGTGCTTCTACTGCCATTATTGATGCTCCACAAGTGAATGCCGGTTTTACTTACGTTGCCTCCGGTTCAACAGTAGAATTTACAAATACTTCACAACACGGCGGTCCATGTACCTGGGATTTCGGAGATGGTGTAATCGACCAAAGTGGCATTTCCAATCCAAGGCACACCTACCCAATTGACGGGACGTACAATGTTTGTATGATCGCCTGCAACGGCTGTTCATCGGATACAGTTTGTCAAACCATCACTATTTCAGTTGGAATTTCTCCCATACAAAATCAGGAGTTTAGTATTTTTCCTAACCCGGCATCAGATAAAGCGACCATTCATTCAAATCATTTCACAGAACAATATACATTTCAACTAACAGATGCATCAGGCAGAATCGTTCTATCACGTCAGATTACCAGTGGCAATCAGGAAATCGCTCTGAATTCCATTTCACAGGGATTATATTTCTATCAGTGCATCGATGATAAAAACATGAAATGTGCATCAGGTAAAATGGTAGTCCTGAAGCAATAA
- a CDS encoding T9SS type A sorting domain-containing protein, producing MKTLIFSCIVLISALTSSAFSNPELFGIVRQNYYSTFIDPIDSTIIYQQLDSTTIRLGNADPVLGFVNNIGNYTYNDAVNLTGAALNPYENTYIFMGATNMNTLDLNTGQLINQVPLNNPIAASYFDNFRFNNADSTMYGLARRNYYDSITMNYVGEVFLASANTNTGLITQISSNSVSQGYALAGSAIDPYQMVYYFSTGSNLLGLDIYNGSIYSNVPFQISDGQYFDNFTYSCADTALYGLIRKLYYSYYVDSLFPGDTLQFLDSVDIKLGKVDPNTGIVTTVSPVKVTDGGYSLNAGSAIDPNSMTYFFSTGSSIIGVSLITGLVTSNSPFTFAAGEYFDLMRNFENCASASAIRSNPTTLGIQGIDQNDLVTLYPNPSENNLFLKSKATIRGIEIKSVEGKMIKYISVADQKNSINIQDLIPGIYFLNLEFADNSIVIKKIVKQ from the coding sequence ATGAAAACTCTTATATTCTCTTGTATTGTTCTTATTTCCGCCCTCACAAGCAGCGCATTTTCAAATCCTGAACTCTTCGGGATCGTCCGTCAAAACTATTATTCAACATTTATTGACCCCATTGATTCTACAATTATCTATCAGCAATTGGATTCTACCACTATTCGATTGGGAAATGCCGATCCTGTTCTTGGGTTTGTAAATAACATTGGTAATTACACTTACAATGATGCGGTAAATTTAACCGGTGCAGCTCTGAATCCTTATGAAAATACTTACATTTTTATGGGAGCCACAAATATGAATACGCTTGATTTAAACACTGGTCAGCTGATCAATCAGGTTCCTCTCAACAATCCAATCGCCGCCAGCTATTTCGACAACTTCAGATTTAACAATGCGGATAGCACCATGTATGGTCTTGCAAGAAGAAACTATTATGATTCGATTACCATGAACTATGTGGGTGAAGTATTTCTGGCGAGCGCCAATACAAACACCGGATTAATCACTCAGATTTCTTCTAACTCTGTTTCTCAGGGTTATGCATTAGCGGGCAGCGCGATTGACCCTTATCAGATGGTATATTATTTTTCAACCGGCTCAAACCTTTTAGGGCTCGACATTTACAATGGATCAATCTATAGCAATGTTCCATTCCAGATTAGCGATGGACAATATTTCGACAATTTCACATACAGCTGTGCGGATACAGCCCTCTATGGTTTGATTCGTAAATTGTATTATTCCTATTATGTGGATTCTCTATTTCCGGGTGACACTTTACAGTTCCTGGATTCAGTTGACATTAAACTCGGAAAGGTGGATCCGAATACAGGAATTGTCACAACGGTATCGCCGGTGAAAGTTACAGATGGAGGGTATTCATTGAATGCCGGTTCTGCTATAGATCCAAATTCAATGACATACTTTTTTAGCACGGGGAGTTCTATCATTGGTGTTTCTCTGATCACCGGATTAGTAACAAGCAATTCACCATTTACATTCGCGGCAGGAGAATACTTTGACCTGATGCGAAATTTCGAAAACTGTGCTTCTGCAAGTGCAATACGATCCAATCCTACCACACTTGGTATTCAGGGTATCGATCAAAATGATCTTGTCACCTTGTATCCAAATCCTTCTGAAAATAATTTATTTCTGAAAAGCAAAGCAACTATCCGTGGAATTGAAATTAAATCAGTTGAAGGCAAAATGATTAAATACATTTCTGTTGCTGATCAGAAGAATTCAATAAATATTCAGGATCTAATTCCAGGCATTTATTTTCTCAATCTGGAATTTGCAGATAACTCAATTGTGATAAAAAAAATCGTAAAGCAATAA
- a CDS encoding alpha/beta fold hydrolase: protein MRRLLQFSLLFLVIGLTSCLRLDDNLFNQNKLSHYDLDKYTGEVDFTLSSDYAIPDSLVHLFTLNSKGPDESQGTAIYAVYIGEIARIATDTVIMYCHGNRDHMDFYWPRAKLLANTGGKNRFGVMMIDYRGFGMSEGKPTEDGLYADVDAALQWLKSNGLSNNRLVIYGFSMGSAPATKLTAEPRSMSASKLMLEAPFANAETMVQDGSGLALPGSTVTDLQINNAEEIKYVSQPFFWIHGEDDDFLNIDTHGAIVFANYNGSYKEAHRIPSAGHSTIETTMGFSSYLEAVKAFVTR from the coding sequence ATGAGAAGATTATTGCAGTTCAGTCTCCTTTTCCTCGTAATTGGACTGACTTCTTGTCTGCGTCTGGATGATAATCTTTTTAATCAAAATAAATTGTCTCATTATGATCTGGATAAATATACCGGTGAGGTAGACTTTACGCTTTCGTCAGATTATGCTATTCCCGATAGTCTTGTTCATCTTTTCACGTTGAATTCCAAAGGTCCGGATGAGTCCCAGGGCACCGCTATCTACGCTGTATATATTGGTGAAATTGCACGAATTGCTACTGATACTGTTATCATGTATTGTCATGGTAACAGAGATCACATGGATTTCTACTGGCCACGCGCCAAACTGCTTGCCAATACCGGAGGGAAAAACCGGTTTGGAGTCATGATGATTGATTACAGAGGCTTCGGAATGTCTGAAGGTAAACCAACCGAAGATGGACTATATGCTGATGTAGATGCGGCCTTGCAATGGTTGAAATCAAACGGACTAAGCAACAACCGTCTTGTTATTTATGGCTTCAGTATGGGCAGTGCACCTGCGACCAAACTTACTGCTGAGCCGCGCAGTATGAGTGCATCTAAGCTTATGCTTGAAGCTCCCTTCGCCAATGCTGAAACAATGGTTCAGGATGGTTCAGGACTGGCTTTGCCGGGTTCTACCGTTACAGATTTGCAAATCAACAATGCGGAAGAAATTAAATATGTCTCTCAACCTTTTTTCTGGATCCATGGAGAAGACGATGATTTTCTGAACATCGATACGCATGGAGCTATCGTATTTGCAAACTACAATGGATCTTACAAAGAAGCTCATCGCATTCCATCTGCCGGACACAGTACCATTGAAACAACAATGGGATTTAGTTCCTATCTGGAAGCAGTGAAAGCGTTCGTGACAAGGTAG
- a CDS encoding glycosyltransferase family 39 protein, with protein sequence MTKQTSSEKRSVKNKTASHSKINTTYEKWGLALILFVTFLIYSGSLSNGFCWDDSQNIISNPELREHSGSSFLKLISTPYVNAYTPISQVTYWLNYQITQLNPASYHFTDLLLHLIAIILFYRFVQLLTKDRMSAFFAAAIFAIHPIQVETVAWVSARSTTFSIIFILLTLTMYVRYLRSTEIKMIWLAFAWFLLACFSKQSAIVLPMLLFVIDFFEKRKLTTRTILEKIPFFVVSIIFAWLTFHFRREDASIANLQDAYSAGQKILISIFSAGYYVYNFIFPFRLTPAYGIPNLERDSFPGEIYPAIITLLLLLFFAIKPGPYRRYFLFALAFYLISLSPVLQIIPFGRDLVADRYAYMPMIGLCLLAGVLIKELIHTFRSKFTTLIVLIFLVLAYLSHSMTEIWKNDLSLFEYAISKRPENFFSYYFLGSYYTDAGDTKKAMEYFDVSLKLKPDYADTYINRAKAISQSGNFDLALADLEKARILSPGNALVYYSRGTLKGMKGDFAGAHQDLDSAIILKPDYADAMFNRGMSSMSLKDTTSACADWKNAFSLGSKPAGQMLQEYCR encoded by the coding sequence ATGACCAAACAAACTTCATCGGAAAAACGATCGGTTAAAAACAAAACTGCATCTCATTCAAAAATCAATACCACTTATGAAAAATGGGGACTTGCACTCATTCTTTTTGTCACATTCCTAATTTATTCAGGTTCACTTTCAAACGGATTTTGCTGGGACGATTCACAGAATATCATTAGTAATCCGGAATTGAGAGAACACAGTGGGTCTTCATTTCTAAAATTAATATCAACGCCTTATGTGAATGCTTACACACCCATTTCGCAAGTAACATATTGGTTGAACTACCAGATCACTCAGCTGAACCCTGCTTCTTATCATTTTACAGATCTGTTATTACATTTAATCGCCATCATACTATTTTACAGATTTGTTCAGCTTTTGACAAAAGATCGGATGTCAGCATTTTTTGCTGCGGCAATTTTTGCAATTCACCCGATTCAGGTTGAAACTGTCGCCTGGGTTTCAGCACGCAGTACAACATTCAGTATAATTTTCATCTTGTTGACACTTACAATGTATGTCCGTTATCTACGGAGTACCGAAATTAAAATGATCTGGCTGGCGTTTGCCTGGTTTCTTTTAGCTTGCTTTTCCAAACAAAGTGCAATTGTTCTCCCGATGCTTCTTTTTGTCATTGATTTTTTCGAAAAGCGAAAACTCACAACCCGAACAATTCTGGAGAAAATACCCTTCTTTGTTGTGTCGATTATTTTTGCCTGGCTGACCTTTCATTTTCGCAGAGAAGATGCATCAATTGCGAATTTACAGGATGCATACAGTGCTGGTCAAAAAATACTGATCAGCATCTTCAGTGCCGGCTACTACGTATATAATTTTATTTTTCCTTTCCGCCTGACTCCTGCCTATGGTATACCAAACCTGGAACGTGATTCATTTCCCGGAGAAATATATCCGGCAATCATCACGCTTTTGCTTTTACTCTTTTTCGCGATCAAGCCAGGGCCATATCGACGCTATTTTCTTTTCGCTCTGGCGTTTTATTTGATATCACTCAGCCCTGTATTACAAATTATCCCATTTGGGAGAGACCTGGTTGCAGATCGTTACGCCTACATGCCAATGATTGGACTGTGTTTATTGGCGGGCGTTTTAATCAAAGAACTGATTCACACTTTCAGGAGTAAATTTACTACCCTAATCGTTCTTATCTTTTTGGTTCTTGCATATTTGAGTCATTCCATGACCGAAATCTGGAAAAACGATTTATCATTATTCGAATACGCGATTTCAAAACGTCCGGAAAACTTTTTTTCATACTATTTTCTGGGAAGTTATTATACTGATGCAGGAGATACAAAAAAAGCAATGGAATATTTTGATGTATCCTTGAAATTAAAACCTGATTACGCCGATACATATATTAACCGTGCCAAAGCAATCAGTCAAAGCGGCAATTTTGATCTTGCATTGGCAGATCTTGAAAAAGCAAGAATTTTATCCCCGGGAAATGCACTGGTTTATTATAGTCGAGGCACATTAAAAGGAATGAAAGGTGATTTTGCAGGAGCTCATCAGGATCTGGATTCAGCAATCATCCTGAAACCGGACTATGCAGATGCAATGTTTAACCGTGGAATGTCAAGTATGAGTTTAAAGGATACAACCTCTGCCTGCGCCGACTGGAAAAATGCATTTTCATTGGGAAGCAAACCTGCCGGGCAAATGCTACAAGAATATTGTCGTTAA
- a CDS encoding T9SS type A sorting domain-containing protein, translated as MTTEIKWSDPFSISPTELNPEFSSPEISLFPNPANNYAYIYPDKVFQDKIVDLEILNSSGARIYFQKIFFNGKYRMDISTYDPGIYFINLSLGGRSKTLKLVKTL; from the coding sequence ATGACTACCGAAATCAAATGGAGCGATCCCTTTTCAATATCACCTACTGAACTAAATCCTGAGTTTTCCAGCCCGGAAATTTCACTCTTCCCGAATCCCGCGAACAACTATGCTTATATTTATCCTGACAAAGTTTTCCAGGATAAGATAGTCGATCTGGAAATACTTAATTCATCCGGCGCAAGAATTTATTTTCAAAAAATATTTTTCAATGGAAAATATCGGATGGATATTTCTACTTATGATCCGGGAATTTATTTTATAAATCTTAGCTTGGGTGGCAGAAGCAAGACATTAAAACTGGTGAAGACTTTATAA